One genomic segment of Acidobacteriota bacterium includes these proteins:
- a CDS encoding DUF2183 domain-containing protein, whose amino-acid sequence MAGGSYLTRLRKTLHRTALAAERLLSSEARFAGRTRGRPMILPYRGYGTTETIRVMARVIRDPSITRGLKPATSLGNLRETWRRVSSAEVPEAVVELSAGPATLRVRSDDEGYIDAELPCPSERHGPWVPVRLTLLEPHPPQETVSFAECLVPDPSAEFGVISDIDDTIVKTGAASYIRMFRSVVFHNARTRTPFEHVGDFYVELSHGSSSTRAVNPLFYVSSGPWNFYDVLDDFLLLNRIPQGPILLQDYGLDSEKLIHADHHAHKLEQIEGIFGTYPDLPFVLIGDSGQADPEIYESVVRAHPDRVRAIFIRDVSAAARDEEVRSLGEATRSLGVELHLVSTTEQARNLAERDGLIRRRGQ is encoded by the coding sequence GTGGCGGGAGGCTCGTATCTGACCCGGTTGCGGAAGACGCTTCACCGAACCGCACTGGCAGCGGAGAGGCTGCTCAGCAGCGAAGCCCGATTTGCCGGTCGCACGAGGGGCCGTCCCATGATTCTCCCCTATCGCGGCTACGGCACGACCGAAACGATCCGGGTCATGGCGCGGGTCATCCGCGATCCGAGCATTACCAGAGGTTTGAAGCCAGCAACCTCGCTCGGAAACCTGCGCGAAACATGGCGACGGGTCTCCAGCGCAGAGGTTCCGGAAGCGGTCGTCGAGTTATCAGCCGGCCCTGCAACGCTGCGCGTCCGCTCCGACGACGAGGGATACATCGACGCCGAACTGCCATGTCCGTCGGAACGGCACGGCCCATGGGTGCCTGTTCGCCTCACCCTTCTCGAGCCGCATCCCCCGCAGGAGACCGTCTCCTTCGCGGAATGTCTGGTTCCCGATCCTTCCGCGGAGTTCGGTGTGATCAGCGACATCGACGACACCATCGTCAAAACGGGAGCCGCCAGCTACATCCGGATGTTCCGCAGCGTGGTTTTTCACAATGCGCGCACCCGAACACCATTCGAGCACGTCGGCGACTTTTACGTGGAGCTGAGCCACGGTTCTTCATCGACGAGGGCGGTCAATCCCCTCTTTTACGTCTCGAGCGGACCATGGAACTTCTACGACGTGCTCGACGACTTTCTTCTTCTGAACCGCATTCCGCAGGGACCGATCCTGCTTCAGGACTATGGACTCGATTCCGAGAAGCTGATTCACGCCGACCATCATGCTCACAAGCTCGAGCAGATCGAGGGGATCTTCGGGACCTATCCGGATCTTCCGTTCGTTCTGATCGGGGATTCCGGTCAGGCGGATCCGGAAATCTACGAATCGGTCGTTCGCGCTCATCCGGACCGGGTCCGTGCGATCTTCATTCGCGACGTCTCTGCAGCGGCCCGGGACGAGGAAGTCCGTTCACTGGGGGAAGCCACGCGGTCTCTGGGCGTCGAGCTTCACCTTGTGAGTACGACGGAGCAGGCTCGAAATCTGGCCGAACGCGATGGGCTCATTCGCCGCCGTGGCCAATAA
- a CDS encoding NAD-dependent epimerase/dehydratase family protein, with protein MKILTTGSTGYIGSAVTRELIGRGHAVTPLVREGTDASRLERMGATILRGDLSDLPGLSDIVDEHPTAIHMAAAHGDDAIDLDLRAIDGLLAGDNERHVIYTSGVWVFGSTGENVADEASPLDPLPIVYWRPGHESLVLQMSREGITGAVIRPGCVYGHEESLLRGWFESIENGKPVEIAGDGENHWAMVHLDDLARLYAAVAEQRLEGIFHGTDSTHLSLNEMAVELGKPLGKDVETRHTPHFEVMQSMGGFGEALMVDQQVSSEVTRVRTGWPPEIDSLEKVTERLWHEWREARI; from the coding sequence ATGAAGATTCTGACGACAGGGTCGACCGGCTATATCGGAAGCGCCGTGACGAGAGAACTGATCGGGAGGGGGCACGCCGTCACCCCGCTGGTCCGGGAAGGAACGGACGCCTCCCGGCTGGAGCGGATGGGCGCGACGATCCTGCGAGGGGATTTATCCGACCTCCCCGGCCTGAGCGACATCGTCGACGAGCACCCGACCGCGATCCACATGGCGGCAGCTCACGGCGACGATGCCATCGATCTCGACCTGCGAGCGATCGACGGCCTGCTCGCGGGCGATAACGAGCGCCATGTCATCTACACCTCCGGGGTCTGGGTCTTCGGTTCGACCGGCGAGAACGTCGCCGACGAGGCCTCGCCGCTCGATCCCCTGCCGATCGTTTACTGGCGGCCGGGACACGAGTCACTCGTCCTGCAGATGAGCCGCGAAGGAATCACGGGAGCCGTGATCCGCCCAGGTTGCGTGTACGGCCACGAAGAAAGTCTTCTTCGCGGCTGGTTCGAGTCGATCGAGAATGGCAAACCGGTGGAGATCGCCGGAGACGGAGAGAACCATTGGGCGATGGTTCACCTCGACGATCTCGCGCGACTCTACGCGGCCGTCGCGGAGCAGCGGCTCGAAGGTATTTTTCATGGTACCGACTCGACGCATCTGTCGCTCAACGAGATGGCCGTCGAGCTGGGCAAGCCACTGGGAAAGGATGTGGAGACCCGCCACACCCCGCATTTCGAGGTGATGCAGTCGATGGGAGGGTTCGGAGAGGCCCTCATGGTCGATCAGCAGGTATCGAGCGAGGTCACTCGGGTGCGGACCGGCTGGCCACCCGAGATCGATTCGCTGGAAAAGGTCACGGAGCGGCTCTGGCACGAGTGGCGGGAGGCTCGTATCTGA
- the xseA gene encoding exodeoxyribonuclease VII large subunit: MDGAAPGHAVLSVSQLVRLINVDLGSRYGTVAVEGEISNFTRSGAGHLYFTIKDRDAQLSVVMFAREAQALKFAPEQGLAVVVRGRLGIYAQRGSFQLNAIAVEPVGLGALQLAFEQLRKRLSEEGLFDSARKLPIPMLPSRIVVVTSPVGAAIRDVLNVLGRRFRGIHIQIYPVRVQGEAAAAEIAAAIRHLSTWKRHDVILLCRGGGSLEDLWAFNEEVVARAIADCTIPTISGIGHEVDFTIADFVADVRAATPSAAAELVVGTREEIQLRIDHARRRIEHVVTRRMGSLRRTVDSLSLEGRLGSFPLRIRAISSRLQRRQASLYTLLEKEARTLRARLARLDRPLTEWPSRVALREKCGRVDHLTERLSTRIRIVASRRQQAVAALVATLEAVSPLSVLARGYALAFTSREGRRKILKGPEEVEIGEQITVQLSRGSLDCAVEGKTLGVEAVMPAAEPGIDRAGRRRGARKRNKGERSIQQKLPIGER, translated from the coding sequence ATGGATGGCGCAGCTCCAGGCCACGCCGTGCTGAGCGTCAGTCAGCTGGTCCGGCTCATCAACGTCGATCTCGGTTCGCGGTACGGCACAGTGGCGGTCGAAGGGGAGATCTCGAACTTCACCAGGTCCGGCGCCGGTCATCTTTACTTCACCATCAAGGATCGCGATGCCCAGCTGAGCGTCGTCATGTTCGCGCGCGAGGCGCAGGCGCTCAAATTCGCACCGGAGCAGGGTCTTGCGGTCGTGGTGCGCGGAAGGCTGGGGATTTATGCGCAACGGGGATCGTTCCAGCTCAATGCGATCGCGGTCGAGCCCGTCGGGCTCGGCGCGTTGCAACTCGCCTTCGAGCAGCTGCGGAAGAGACTCTCCGAGGAGGGGCTTTTCGATTCGGCGAGAAAGCTCCCGATTCCGATGCTCCCGTCCAGGATCGTGGTCGTTACGAGTCCGGTTGGTGCGGCGATCCGCGATGTCCTCAACGTACTGGGCCGGCGCTTCCGCGGCATCCACATTCAGATCTATCCGGTTCGCGTTCAGGGAGAGGCGGCTGCAGCCGAGATTGCGGCTGCCATTCGTCATCTTTCCACATGGAAGCGGCATGACGTCATCCTCCTCTGCCGCGGCGGCGGATCACTCGAAGACCTCTGGGCATTCAACGAGGAAGTCGTCGCCCGCGCGATCGCGGACTGTACGATTCCGACGATTTCCGGAATCGGGCACGAGGTCGACTTCACGATCGCCGACTTCGTCGCGGATGTGCGTGCGGCGACACCATCGGCAGCGGCGGAGCTCGTGGTGGGAACGCGTGAAGAGATTCAGCTTCGAATCGATCATGCGAGAAGACGGATCGAGCACGTCGTCACGCGCCGGATGGGATCGCTCAGACGCACAGTCGACTCGCTCAGCCTGGAAGGGCGCCTCGGTTCGTTTCCACTTCGCATTCGCGCGATCAGCTCGCGGCTTCAGCGGCGTCAGGCGAGTCTCTACACGCTTCTCGAGAAAGAGGCCCGGACGCTCCGTGCACGACTGGCACGGCTCGATCGCCCTCTCACCGAGTGGCCGTCGAGGGTAGCGCTGCGCGAAAAATGCGGAAGGGTCGATCACCTCACCGAAAGACTTTCGACCAGAATCAGAATCGTCGCGTCCCGGAGACAGCAGGCAGTCGCGGCGCTCGTTGCAACTCTGGAGGCGGTGTCGCCGTTGTCGGTCCTCGCGCGCGGGTATGCGCTGGCGTTCACCAGTCGCGAGGGACGTCGAAAGATCCTGAAGGGCCCGGAGGAGGTCGAGATCGGTGAGCAGATCACCGTACAGCTGAGTCGTGGAAGCCTCGATTGCGCCGTCGAAGGAAAGACGCTCGGAGTCGAGGCGGTGATGCCCGCCGCAGAGCCGGGGATCGACCGGGCCGGGCGGCGCCGCGGCGCTCGAAAGCGAAACAAGGGTGAGCGTTCCATCCAGCAGAAGCTTCCGATCGGAGAGAGATGA
- the xseB gene encoding exodeoxyribonuclease VII small subunit, translated as MKEENNHKFEESFRELEDIVTRLEGEELSLDESLALFEKGIRLSRFCHEKLEQVEKKIELILADARGEPKIEPFPSESDTTGGNDRN; from the coding sequence ATGAAAGAAGAAAACAATCACAAGTTCGAGGAGTCCTTCAGAGAGCTGGAGGACATCGTCACACGTCTGGAGGGTGAAGAGCTCTCGCTCGACGAATCGCTCGCCCTTTTCGAAAAGGGCATTCGACTCAGCCGTTTCTGTCACGAAAAACTCGAGCAGGTGGAGAAGAAGATCGAGCTCATCCTCGCCGACGCCAGAGGCGAACCGAAGATCGAGCCTTTTCCTTCGGAAAGCGACACCACCGGCGGTAATGACCGGAACTGA
- a CDS encoding polyprenyl synthetase family protein: MTGTERATDPTEAWIRARREAVDRLLDRELRPEAEVPASLHSAMRYAVMGGGKRIRPILAIAACEVLGEDPKPRMRAFAALELIHTYSLVHDDLPALDDDTLRRGRETTHVVFGEAAAILTGDALLTEAFRWLGTPVSGVDPERQLRAVRIVADAIDSTGMIGGQVLDLESVNAGEMAEAAALDLLESIHLAKTGKLIVAAVLLGGVLGGANDAELGALRKYGEAIGLAFQIRDDILDEVGSTEQLGKTAGKDREQRKLTYPALLGIEGARERLAKATENAYAAASELEQPDGPLHGLAELIASREN; this comes from the coding sequence ATGACCGGAACTGAAAGAGCGACGGATCCGACGGAAGCCTGGATTCGAGCGCGGCGTGAAGCGGTCGATCGCTTGCTCGATCGCGAGCTTCGCCCCGAGGCCGAAGTTCCGGCATCTCTCCATTCGGCGATGCGATATGCCGTCATGGGAGGGGGAAAGCGAATCCGCCCGATTCTCGCGATCGCCGCCTGCGAAGTCCTCGGGGAGGATCCGAAGCCTCGAATGCGGGCCTTCGCTGCGCTCGAGCTGATTCACACGTATTCGCTCGTTCACGATGACCTTCCCGCTCTGGATGACGACACTCTTCGCCGGGGACGCGAAACGACCCACGTCGTTTTCGGCGAAGCCGCTGCGATCCTCACGGGCGATGCGCTGCTGACTGAGGCCTTCCGCTGGCTCGGGACTCCCGTGAGCGGAGTCGATCCGGAGAGACAACTCCGCGCGGTCCGGATCGTCGCCGACGCCATCGACTCGACCGGGATGATCGGAGGTCAGGTCCTCGATCTGGAGAGCGTGAACGCGGGCGAAATGGCGGAAGCGGCCGCGCTCGATCTTCTGGAGTCGATCCACCTCGCCAAGACGGGGAAGCTGATCGTCGCGGCAGTGCTTCTGGGTGGGGTGCTCGGTGGTGCGAATGACGCCGAGCTCGGGGCCCTTCGAAAATACGGCGAGGCAATCGGACTCGCCTTTCAGATCCGGGACGATATTCTCGACGAGGTCGGAAGCACCGAACAGCTCGGAAAAACAGCCGGAAAGGACCGCGAGCAGCGCAAGCTGACCTATCCGGCGCTGCTGGGAATCGAGGGCGCGCGGGAACGGCTCGCGAAGGCGACCGAGAACGCATATGCTGCCGCCAGCGAGCTCGAGCAGCCCGATGGCCCGCTGCACGGCCTCGCCGAACTGATTGCCAGCCGCGAAAACTGA
- a CDS encoding N-acetylmuramoyl-L-alanine amidase, with protein MSSMEPSKTSSRKTSGKPIEVEFVVLHYTAETLEATLQIFSSADPKTGAHLVIAPDGRVFETTACWDGDAIAAPHAGRSRWNDGARLWEEFNDFSLGIEIVNSNGNILEYTDAQYEALAAVLRHLGEAYPALRDPGRIVGHEQIAGWRGKADPGAKFDWGRLYSAVYGESPQPERRASTPPALVDALAVFEGAAPRAPQENAGYWRAVNYVLEKSVALLHQADPDKPAA; from the coding sequence TTGAGCTCTATGGAACCGTCGAAAACGTCGTCGAGAAAAACCTCCGGAAAACCGATCGAAGTCGAGTTCGTCGTCCTTCACTACACGGCGGAGACCCTCGAAGCGACGCTCCAGATTTTCTCCAGCGCGGATCCGAAAACCGGAGCGCATCTGGTCATCGCTCCCGACGGGCGGGTCTTCGAGACGACCGCATGCTGGGATGGCGACGCGATCGCGGCGCCTCACGCCGGGCGGAGCCGCTGGAACGACGGAGCGAGGCTCTGGGAGGAGTTCAACGATTTCTCCCTCGGGATCGAGATCGTCAACAGCAACGGCAACATCCTCGAGTACACCGACGCGCAGTACGAAGCGCTGGCCGCCGTGCTGCGTCATCTCGGCGAGGCCTATCCGGCGCTCCGCGACCCGGGACGGATCGTCGGCCACGAACAGATCGCCGGCTGGCGCGGGAAGGCCGATCCCGGCGCGAAGTTCGACTGGGGCCGGCTCTACTCCGCAGTGTACGGCGAGTCGCCGCAGCCCGAACGGCGAGCGTCGACACCGCCGGCTCTCGTGGATGCACTCGCGGTCTTCGAGGGGGCGGCACCGCGCGCTCCCCAGGAAAACGCCGGCTACTGGCGGGCCGTCAACTATGTCCTCGAAAAGTCGGTCGCTCTGCTCCACCAGGCGGATCCCGACAAGCCGGCGGCTTGA
- the dxs gene encoding 1-deoxy-D-xylulose-5-phosphate synthase: protein MANILDTIHSPADIRMLNLRQLEQLAGEIRERIVDVVSEKGGHFGGNLGVVELTLALHYVFDTPRDQLVFDTGHQSYPHKLITGRRERFHTIRQHEGISGFCKREESIYDVFNAGHASTSISASLGIAVARDFRNEDYRVAAVVGDGALSGGLAFEGLNQAGHLKRKLFLVLNDNDLSISTNVGAISGYLNQIIKGQKYNALKDLAKGVMDRIPLVGDRIHGLASDMEEVLKNMTVPGLLFEELGFKYIGPYDGHDLKLLIDIFEKHKDYDGPIICHVITMKGKGYEPAEVKPIWSHGVTPFDKASGVVHKSTNPAPPKYTGVFAETLIELASKDPKIVAVTAAMPEGTGLDKFSKEYPDRTFDVGIAEEHAVTFCGGMATQGMKPVAAIYSTFLQRAFDQTFHDVAIMDLPVVFAMDRAGIVGADGPTHHGIYDMAYLRILPNMICMAPRDENELRHMLKTALETGHPTSLRYPRGEGVGVEMDAELRSLPIGKGEVMREGSAATIFAIGAEVWPAMEAADLLSREGIEVTVIDAKFIKPLDEELIRRYCIPGAKVVTVEEGSLAGGFGSAVMEKIQELGIHGVEIDRIGVPDEIVHHGSQGVLRAQFDLHPEGIASHVRDLLDRETSQPRPRVAND, encoded by the coding sequence ATGGCGAACATTCTCGATACGATTCATTCACCGGCCGACATCCGGATGCTGAATCTCCGGCAGCTCGAACAGCTGGCCGGGGAGATCCGCGAGCGAATCGTCGATGTCGTTTCCGAAAAGGGCGGACATTTCGGCGGCAATCTCGGAGTGGTCGAGCTGACGCTCGCCCTTCACTACGTCTTCGATACGCCGCGGGACCAGCTCGTGTTCGATACGGGACACCAGAGCTATCCTCACAAGCTGATCACGGGGCGGCGCGAGCGATTCCACACGATCCGCCAGCACGAAGGGATCTCGGGTTTCTGCAAGCGCGAGGAGTCGATCTACGACGTGTTCAACGCCGGGCATGCTTCGACTTCGATCTCGGCGTCGCTCGGAATCGCGGTTGCGCGCGATTTCCGGAACGAGGATTACCGGGTCGCCGCGGTCGTCGGTGATGGAGCGCTGTCCGGAGGGCTGGCATTCGAGGGCTTGAATCAGGCGGGACATCTGAAGCGGAAACTTTTCCTGGTTCTCAACGACAACGACCTCTCGATCTCGACCAACGTCGGCGCGATCTCGGGCTATCTCAATCAGATCATCAAGGGACAGAAGTACAACGCGCTCAAGGACCTGGCCAAGGGCGTCATGGACCGGATCCCGCTGGTCGGCGATCGAATCCACGGGCTCGCCTCCGACATGGAGGAGGTCCTCAAGAACATGACGGTTCCCGGGCTGCTCTTCGAGGAGCTGGGCTTCAAGTACATCGGGCCGTACGACGGCCACGATCTCAAGCTGCTGATCGACATCTTCGAAAAGCACAAAGACTACGACGGGCCGATCATCTGCCACGTGATCACGATGAAGGGAAAGGGCTACGAGCCGGCGGAGGTCAAGCCGATCTGGTCGCATGGCGTCACTCCTTTCGACAAGGCTTCGGGCGTGGTTCACAAGTCGACCAATCCGGCGCCGCCGAAATACACCGGAGTCTTCGCGGAGACGCTCATCGAGCTCGCATCGAAGGATCCGAAGATCGTCGCCGTCACGGCAGCGATGCCGGAGGGGACAGGGCTCGACAAGTTCTCAAAGGAGTATCCCGATCGAACATTCGACGTCGGAATCGCGGAGGAGCACGCCGTGACCTTCTGCGGAGGAATGGCGACGCAGGGGATGAAGCCGGTCGCCGCGATCTATTCGACATTTCTGCAGAGAGCGTTCGATCAGACCTTTCACGACGTCGCGATCATGGACCTTCCCGTCGTGTTCGCGATGGACAGAGCCGGAATCGTCGGAGCCGACGGCCCGACCCATCACGGAATCTACGACATGGCATATCTCCGGATTCTTCCGAACATGATCTGCATGGCGCCGCGCGATGAGAACGAGCTGAGACACATGCTCAAGACCGCGCTCGAGACGGGGCATCCGACCTCGCTTCGCTACCCCCGCGGAGAGGGTGTCGGGGTGGAGATGGACGCCGAGCTCCGGTCGCTGCCGATCGGCAAGGGCGAGGTGATGAGAGAGGGCTCGGCGGCCACGATTTTCGCAATCGGCGCGGAGGTGTGGCCGGCGATGGAGGCGGCCGACCTGTTGTCTCGCGAAGGAATCGAGGTCACGGTCATCGACGCGAAATTCATCAAACCGCTCGATGAAGAGCTGATTCGTCGTTACTGCATCCCCGGTGCGAAGGTAGTGACGGTCGAAGAGGGCTCACTCGCCGGAGGATTCGGTTCCGCGGTCATGGAGAAGATTCAGGAGCTCGGCATTCACGGGGTGGAGATCGACAGAATCGGGGTGCCCGACGAGATCGTCCATCACGGATCGCAGGGGGTCTTGCGCGCGCAGTTCGATCTGCATCCCGAGGGAATCGCGAGCCATGTCCGGGACCTCCTCGATCGCGAAACGAGCCAGCCTCGGCCGCGCGTCGCGAACGACTGA